Proteins encoded together in one Synechococcus sp. A15-62 window:
- a CDS encoding Glu/Leu/Phe/Val dehydrogenase dimerization domain-containing protein, which yields MSSGKKTAPTVSVLAEHVSDHLSVFVVAEDTDAKRPANGGLRVLNYPSDEACIADGQRLAGLMTHKHDLYGTGFAGGKIVARAAEPDAVKDELISVTAELLESLDGAMITGCDLNTSLEDMERLTALTPHVLAAVGSPVDASAATAHGTLGAVEAVLDKDLNDARPGRALVHGCGAVGGTVARHLVEHGWTVFTVDLDREKASFPGATPLPESCAWWELNLDLLLPCSISGLINAEMATALKTPAVVPAANAPFQKPQLANDLRRRGVRVLPDPLVNAGAVIADSIERFSPDAWRDAGAKDVYAFVRDEVRRRASNYLNRREQGLSVGAALDEVAATPSTEPIGLSFGEGE from the coding sequence ATGAGCAGCGGCAAGAAAACAGCGCCGACCGTGTCGGTGCTGGCGGAACACGTCTCCGATCACCTCTCGGTGTTCGTTGTGGCGGAAGACACCGATGCCAAGCGCCCCGCCAACGGAGGCCTGCGGGTGCTCAATTACCCGAGCGATGAGGCCTGCATCGCAGACGGCCAGCGGCTGGCAGGGTTGATGACCCACAAGCACGATCTTTACGGCACCGGTTTCGCCGGCGGCAAGATCGTTGCCAGGGCCGCTGAACCCGATGCCGTCAAGGATGAGCTGATCAGCGTCACCGCCGAGCTGCTGGAGTCGCTTGACGGCGCGATGATCACCGGCTGCGATCTCAACACCAGCCTGGAAGACATGGAGCGTCTGACGGCGCTCACCCCCCATGTGCTGGCGGCGGTCGGCAGCCCCGTGGACGCCAGTGCCGCCACCGCCCACGGCACCCTCGGTGCTGTGGAGGCCGTTCTGGACAAGGACCTCAACGACGCCCGCCCAGGCCGGGCCCTCGTGCACGGCTGCGGTGCCGTTGGTGGCACCGTTGCCCGCCATCTCGTCGAGCACGGTTGGACAGTGTTCACCGTGGATCTGGACCGCGAGAAAGCCAGTTTTCCCGGCGCAACGCCGCTGCCGGAGAGCTGCGCTTGGTGGGAACTGAACCTCGACCTGCTGCTGCCCTGCTCGATCTCGGGGTTGATCAACGCCGAAATGGCGACGGCGCTGAAAACCCCCGCCGTGGTGCCTGCCGCCAATGCCCCCTTCCAGAAACCCCAACTGGCGAATGACCTGCGTCGCCGCGGTGTGCGGGTGCTACCGGACCCGCTGGTGAATGCAGGAGCTGTGATCGCCGATTCAATCGAGCGGTTCTCCCCCGACGCCTGGAGAGACGCTGGTGCCAAGGACGTCTATGCCTTCGTTCGCGATGAGGTGCGCCGCCGGGCCAGCAACTATCTGAACCGGCGCGAACAGGGCTTGTCGGTGGGTGCCGCCCTTGATGAGGTGGCAGCCACACCCTCCACCGAGCCCATCGGCCTCAGCTTTGGAGAGGGCGAATGA
- a CDS encoding SAM-dependent methyltransferase, producing MAIAMTTGYSAQTEGALLCIEAASDWALTCVNQLAVADSHVLIDYGAADGGTAVGLWNKVLDRLHANQPSAHLTLIGNDLPSNDNIALANNLALQIPRDPKPTVLVSARSFYEPSVAPNSVSFGFSATAMHWLSASPGPLNSHTHVLASGDADALQRFTAQAMKDWNHILELRSRELKLGGRLLTVNLSRDEAGLYLGHNGGETRNVHDQLHQIWRGMAEEGLISQEQYQQGTVLNFYKSPEEFMAPLKDENSAAYRNGLRLVDERTVYVKCPYRRRWNENGDTATFAAGLMATIRSWSRHSFASAAGDIAADTVFERLQKRIAEAPSEWSLDYVEHHQMMEKVA from the coding sequence ATGGCCATCGCCATGACCACGGGTTACAGCGCGCAGACCGAGGGCGCTCTTCTGTGCATCGAAGCCGCCTCGGACTGGGCCCTGACTTGTGTGAATCAACTGGCTGTCGCTGACAGCCATGTCCTGATCGATTACGGAGCTGCCGATGGCGGCACCGCCGTTGGGCTCTGGAACAAGGTGCTGGATCGCCTGCATGCCAACCAGCCCTCGGCGCACCTCACGCTGATCGGCAACGACCTGCCGAGCAACGACAACATTGCTCTGGCCAACAACCTGGCCCTGCAGATCCCCCGGGATCCGAAGCCAACGGTGCTGGTGAGTGCCCGCAGCTTCTATGAGCCCTCCGTGGCGCCGAACTCCGTGAGCTTCGGCTTCTCCGCAACGGCCATGCACTGGCTGAGCGCTTCCCCCGGCCCCCTGAACAGCCACACCCATGTGCTCGCCTCCGGTGATGCCGACGCACTTCAGCGCTTCACGGCCCAGGCGATGAAGGACTGGAACCACATCCTCGAGCTGCGCAGCCGCGAACTGAAGCTGGGCGGCCGCCTGCTGACGGTGAACCTCTCCCGTGATGAAGCAGGCCTCTATCTCGGCCACAACGGCGGCGAAACCCGCAACGTGCACGACCAGCTGCACCAGATCTGGCGGGGCATGGCCGAGGAAGGCCTGATCAGCCAGGAGCAGTACCAACAAGGCACGGTTCTGAACTTCTACAAGTCCCCCGAGGAGTTCATGGCTCCGCTGAAGGACGAGAACAGCGCCGCTTACCGCAACGGCCTGCGGCTGGTGGACGAGCGCACCGTTTACGTGAAGTGCCCCTACCGACGCCGCTGGAACGAGAACGGCGACACGGCGACTTTCGCCGCAGGATTGATGGCGACGATCCGCAGCTGGAGCCGCCACAGTTTCGCCAGTGCTGCCGGTGATATCGCAGCAGACACGGTGTTCGAGCGGCTGCAGAAGCGCATCGCCGAAGCCCCCAGCGAATGGAGCCTCGACTACGTCGAACACCACCAGATGATGGAGAAGGTGGCCTGA
- a CDS encoding FAD-dependent oxidoreductase yields MNTPASIPSRAAVVIVGGGMAGLSCAASLARRGVGDVVLLEGQTLAHAKASSYGETRMFREMYSDPVLCRLAQEANRLWREEESHAGQQLRETHGLLFYGESWDEETIEGSIPGARRVMDDQGIPYEALDAGQITARFPLKPKPGFTGLFEPTAGAVRSDRVVAHWINTARNAGHQLIEHCPVAGLDADGGGVTLESGEHIAAGQLVVACGIWSQLLLAPLGLAPKLEVWPMLWAHYTVAPALADRYPQWFCFQQERGDDGGLYYGFPVLSQTADGRPRIKAGIDWAPRELRVAEPNAMVTEPPARLVELLDTFLFNELEGVQERVETVISPYSMASDVNFVLDRLTPKLSLFAGGSGQAFKFAPLIGDSLARLASGEQPAVDLSCWSHQRAAVRA; encoded by the coding sequence ATGAACACACCCGCCTCCATACCCAGCCGAGCAGCCGTCGTGATCGTTGGCGGCGGCATGGCCGGCCTCAGCTGCGCTGCATCCCTGGCCCGCCGCGGCGTGGGCGATGTGGTGCTGCTGGAAGGCCAGACCCTGGCCCACGCCAAGGCCAGCAGCTACGGCGAAACCCGGATGTTCCGAGAGATGTATTCCGACCCGGTGCTCTGCCGTCTCGCCCAGGAGGCCAACCGCCTCTGGCGTGAGGAAGAAAGCCACGCAGGCCAACAGCTGCGGGAGACCCACGGCCTGCTCTTCTACGGCGAAAGCTGGGATGAAGAGACGATCGAGGGATCGATCCCCGGGGCCCGACGGGTCATGGACGATCAGGGCATCCCCTATGAAGCCCTCGATGCCGGCCAGATCACAGCCCGCTTCCCGCTGAAGCCGAAGCCGGGCTTCACCGGACTGTTCGAGCCCACCGCCGGTGCCGTGCGCAGCGACAGGGTCGTGGCCCACTGGATCAACACCGCCCGCAACGCCGGCCATCAGCTGATCGAGCACTGCCCCGTGGCGGGCCTCGATGCCGATGGCGGTGGCGTCACCCTGGAGAGCGGCGAACACATCGCTGCCGGACAGCTGGTGGTGGCCTGCGGGATCTGGAGCCAGCTGTTGCTGGCCCCCCTGGGCCTCGCACCCAAACTGGAGGTGTGGCCGATGCTCTGGGCCCACTACACCGTCGCCCCGGCGCTGGCCGATCGCTACCCCCAGTGGTTCTGCTTCCAGCAGGAACGTGGCGATGACGGGGGCCTTTACTACGGCTTTCCTGTTCTGAGCCAAACGGCGGATGGTCGCCCCAGGATCAAGGCGGGCATCGACTGGGCTCCGCGGGAGCTGCGCGTCGCCGAACCCAACGCCATGGTTACCGAGCCACCCGCTCGCCTGGTGGAGCTGCTCGACACCTTCCTCTTCAACGAACTGGAGGGCGTGCAGGAGCGGGTGGAGACCGTGATCAGCCCGTACTCCATGGCCAGCGACGTGAACTTCGTGCTGGACCGGCTCACCCCGAAGCTAAGCCTGTTCGCAGGAGGCTCCGGCCAGGCCTTCAAGTTCGCTCCGCTGATCGGTGATTCCCTGGCCCGCCTCGCCAGCGGCGAACAACCAGCGGTGGATCTCTCCTGCTGGAGCCACCAACGCGCCGCCGTTCGCGCCTGA
- the rdgB gene encoding RdgB/HAM1 family non-canonical purine NTP pyrophosphatase, translating to MKTLVIASGNAGKIREFQGLLQALPVSVQPQPEGVEVEETGTTFAANARLKAQAVAAATGEWALADDSGLSVDALDGAPGVYSARYAPTDPERIARLLKALNGSDQRQAYFCAALCVAAPDGTILLEVEGRCDGLITAAPRGDQGFGYDPIFEVAGTGRTFAEMPLAEKKQHGHRGKAFSLLEPRLRQLLQAS from the coding sequence ATGAAGACCCTTGTGATCGCCAGCGGCAACGCCGGCAAGATTCGTGAATTCCAGGGTCTGCTGCAGGCCCTGCCCGTCAGCGTGCAACCCCAGCCAGAAGGCGTGGAGGTGGAGGAGACGGGCACCACCTTTGCCGCCAATGCCCGACTCAAGGCCCAAGCGGTTGCCGCCGCCACAGGGGAATGGGCCCTGGCCGACGATTCAGGCCTCAGCGTTGATGCGCTTGATGGCGCTCCGGGTGTTTATTCCGCCCGCTACGCCCCCACCGACCCGGAACGCATTGCCCGGCTGCTGAAGGCCCTGAACGGCTCAGACCAACGCCAGGCCTATTTCTGCGCCGCGCTCTGTGTCGCCGCCCCAGACGGCACCATCCTGCTGGAGGTGGAAGGCCGCTGCGACGGCTTGATCACGGCCGCACCCCGGGGAGATCAGGGTTTCGGCTACGACCCGATCTTCGAAGTTGCTGGAACCGGCCGCACCTTCGCGGAGATGCCGTTGGCGGAGAAAAAGCAGCACGGCCACCGCGGCAAGGCCTTCAGCCTCCTGGAACCCAGGCTGCGCCAGTTGCTCCAAGCAAGCTGA
- a CDS encoding phosphoglucomutase/phosphomannomutase family protein, giving the protein MASAPLPLSPAPIKFGTDGWRGITGVDITVERLLPVAAAAAQELAHRAPEGLSSRTVVIGYDRRFLAPELAEAIAAAVRGCELEPLLTDTAVPTPACSWAVVERKALGALVITASHNPPEWLGLKIKGPFGGSVEGDFTAAVERRLAAGGITAPIKAEVPRFDGRGEHLEGLRRKLDLNALVDGLKAINLKVIVDPMHGSAAGCVTELLGPEAAGVVEEIRSERDPLFGGHPPEPLAPYLGALIADVKASTAAGTPAVGLVFDGDGDRIAAVDETGRFCSTQLLMPLLIDHLARARQLPGAVVKTVSGSDLMRLVAEAQGRKVLELAVGFKYIAAEMLAGDVLIGGEESGGVGFGMHLPERDALFAAMLVLEALVEGKQPLGARLDALQQQHGGSSHYDRLDLRLADMEARRRLETLLDQSTPSTVAGADVLEVISTDGIKLRMGPNHWLMLRFSGTEPLLRLYCEGPDAERVNEVLAWARQFAEAA; this is encoded by the coding sequence ATGGCATCGGCTCCCCTCCCTCTGAGTCCAGCTCCGATCAAGTTCGGTACCGATGGCTGGCGCGGGATCACCGGCGTCGACATCACGGTTGAGCGGTTGTTGCCCGTTGCCGCTGCCGCGGCTCAAGAGCTCGCCCATCGCGCCCCCGAGGGTCTCAGCAGCCGAACGGTGGTGATCGGTTACGACCGCCGCTTTCTGGCTCCAGAACTGGCGGAAGCCATTGCGGCCGCTGTGCGGGGTTGTGAACTCGAACCCCTGCTCACCGACACCGCTGTCCCCACGCCGGCATGCAGCTGGGCCGTGGTGGAGCGCAAAGCCCTGGGAGCACTGGTGATCACCGCCAGTCACAACCCACCGGAATGGCTGGGGCTGAAGATCAAAGGCCCCTTTGGTGGATCGGTCGAGGGAGACTTCACGGCCGCCGTGGAACGACGTCTGGCTGCCGGCGGCATCACGGCACCGATCAAGGCGGAGGTCCCCCGGTTTGATGGACGCGGCGAGCATCTCGAAGGGCTGCGCCGCAAGTTGGACCTGAATGCCCTGGTTGACGGCCTAAAGGCCATCAACCTCAAGGTGATCGTCGATCCGATGCACGGATCAGCCGCCGGGTGTGTGACGGAGCTGCTCGGCCCTGAAGCCGCTGGCGTTGTGGAAGAGATCCGCAGCGAACGAGATCCCTTGTTCGGCGGTCATCCGCCGGAACCCCTGGCGCCCTACCTCGGGGCGTTGATCGCGGACGTGAAAGCCTCAACGGCCGCCGGGACTCCTGCGGTGGGATTGGTGTTCGACGGCGATGGTGACCGCATCGCTGCCGTGGATGAAACCGGCCGGTTCTGCAGCACCCAGCTGCTGATGCCCCTGTTGATCGATCACCTGGCCCGAGCCCGCCAGCTGCCGGGCGCCGTGGTCAAGACTGTGAGCGGCTCGGATCTGATGCGGCTGGTGGCGGAGGCCCAGGGACGCAAGGTTCTGGAGCTCGCGGTGGGCTTCAAGTACATCGCCGCAGAGATGCTGGCCGGGGATGTGCTGATCGGCGGAGAGGAATCCGGTGGTGTGGGCTTCGGCATGCACCTGCCCGAGCGGGACGCCCTGTTCGCGGCGATGCTGGTGCTGGAAGCCCTGGTGGAAGGAAAGCAACCCCTGGGTGCGCGTCTGGATGCGCTCCAGCAACAACACGGAGGCAGCAGTCACTACGACCGACTCGACCTGCGCCTGGCCGACATGGAGGCACGCCGACGGCTCGAGACGCTGCTGGACCAGAGCACGCCCTCGACCGTCGCCGGCGCAGACGTGCTGGAGGTGATCAGCACCGACGGGATCAAACTGAGGATGGGGCCGAACCACTGGCTGATGCTGCGCTTCTCCGGCACGGAACCGCTGCTGCGGCTCTACTGCGAAGGGCCGGATGCCGAGCGGGTGAACGAGGTGCTCGCCTGGGCCCGACAGTTTGCGGAGGCCGCATGA
- a CDS encoding BCCT family transporter: MSDTPANQRSWWRQPPLWVGAIPLLIFLLVSAIDLALAKQFTDNGKAVISDALGGVWQWMVVLLFLIALILAISPVGKLRLGGAEAKPSLKFFDWCAVLICTLLAGGGVFWSAAEPLYHFQTPSPVFEVVEGSTAAAVDPALAVSFLHWGFLAWALVATTTTITFSILERRGEPLRPRTLLVNIVPRSWVDGPLGHLADGLSVVAAIAGTVGPLGFLSLQLSNAAGQLPWLSDSAGLQSLVVVLLTAVFATSTVSGIQKGIKWLSELNVWLTLALAAGLLLLGPGLWLMQHFFSGFITYLIHLPQMALTPNAVPANWVNGWTVFYWGWFLGYAPLMGLFTAGVSRGRSIRELVLAVAILCPIVTNLWFTLLGGTGLHLELAGGGISDALAQNGAAAALLTILSQLPLAGLLIPIGLVLVVLFMCTSADSMSYAAAMVVSGRNEPPALLRLFWALMIGSLTLVLLRIGSGLGDSTSIDALQAFIVITAVPVTPLVLATLWSAPRLAWKEWHRTADQRRQ, translated from the coding sequence ATGTCTGACACCCCCGCGAACCAGCGCTCCTGGTGGCGCCAGCCCCCCCTCTGGGTGGGCGCTATTCCCCTGCTGATCTTTCTGCTGGTGTCGGCCATCGACCTGGCCCTGGCCAAGCAATTCACCGACAACGGCAAAGCCGTGATCAGTGATGCCCTCGGTGGGGTCTGGCAGTGGATGGTGGTGCTGCTGTTTCTGATCGCGCTGATCCTGGCCATCAGCCCAGTCGGCAAGCTTCGGCTTGGGGGCGCGGAAGCCAAGCCCAGTCTGAAATTCTTTGATTGGTGCGCGGTGCTGATCTGCACCCTGCTGGCGGGGGGTGGTGTGTTCTGGTCGGCAGCCGAACCGCTGTATCACTTCCAGACCCCATCACCGGTGTTCGAAGTGGTCGAAGGCAGCACAGCCGCAGCAGTGGATCCCGCCCTGGCGGTGAGTTTTCTGCACTGGGGCTTCCTTGCCTGGGCCTTGGTGGCCACGACCACCACGATCACCTTCTCGATCCTGGAGCGACGCGGTGAACCTCTGCGTCCCCGCACCCTGCTGGTGAACATCGTGCCGCGCAGCTGGGTGGATGGTCCGCTCGGTCACCTGGCGGATGGGTTGTCTGTGGTGGCCGCGATCGCCGGCACCGTTGGCCCCCTGGGCTTCCTCTCGCTGCAGCTCAGCAATGCCGCAGGGCAACTTCCCTGGCTCAGCGACAGTGCCGGCCTGCAATCCCTGGTGGTGGTGCTGCTGACCGCCGTCTTCGCGACATCCACCGTCAGCGGCATTCAGAAGGGCATCAAGTGGCTGTCAGAACTCAATGTGTGGCTCACCCTGGCCCTGGCGGCGGGCCTGCTGCTGTTGGGCCCGGGCCTCTGGCTGATGCAGCACTTCTTCAGCGGTTTCATCACCTACCTGATCCACCTGCCGCAGATGGCCCTCACCCCCAATGCCGTGCCGGCGAACTGGGTGAACGGCTGGACGGTCTTCTACTGGGGCTGGTTCCTTGGCTATGCCCCATTGATGGGGCTGTTCACCGCCGGCGTCAGCCGCGGCCGCAGCATCCGTGAACTGGTGCTGGCGGTGGCCATCCTCTGCCCGATCGTGACCAACCTTTGGTTCACCCTGCTGGGGGGCACCGGACTGCATCTGGAGTTGGCCGGGGGCGGCATCAGCGACGCCCTGGCCCAGAACGGAGCCGCCGCGGCCCTGCTCACCATCCTCAGCCAGCTGCCCCTGGCAGGCCTGCTGATTCCGATAGGCCTGGTGCTGGTGGTGCTGTTCATGTGCACCAGCGCCGACTCGATGAGTTACGCCGCGGCCATGGTGGTGAGCGGCCGCAACGAACCCCCTGCTCTGCTGCGCCTGTTCTGGGCCTTGATGATCGGCAGCCTCACCTTGGTGCTGCTACGCATCGGCTCAGGGCTGGGGGACAGCACATCCATCGATGCCCTGCAGGCCTTCATCGTGATCACCGCGGTACCGGTCACCCCCTTGGTGCTGGCCACCCTGTGGAGCGCGCCACGGCTGGCCTGGAAGGAATGGCACCGCACTGCCGATCAACGCAGGCAGTAA
- the pyrE gene encoding orotate phosphoribosyltransferase: MPESSSVPTEREQLLNRLATLAYRRGDFTLASGRKSEHYVNCKPVSLSGSGLALISRAMLTHVEADARAVAGLTLGADPLVSGVAMAAADQDRELDALIVRKEAKGHGTGAWLEGPLPAHGALITVLEDVVTTGGSSLKAVRQLRDAGYEVNRVVTIVDREEGGDAAMAADSLELISLYKLSEIAAFVPA; the protein is encoded by the coding sequence ATGCCTGAATCGTCGAGTGTCCCGACTGAGCGGGAGCAACTGCTGAACCGTCTGGCCACCCTGGCCTACCGACGCGGAGACTTCACCCTGGCTTCAGGCCGCAAGAGCGAGCACTACGTGAACTGCAAACCCGTGAGCCTGAGCGGTTCCGGCCTGGCGCTGATCAGCCGAGCGATGCTCACCCACGTGGAGGCCGATGCGCGGGCCGTGGCTGGTCTCACCCTCGGAGCAGACCCACTGGTGAGCGGTGTTGCCATGGCCGCCGCTGATCAAGATCGTGAGCTTGATGCGCTGATCGTGCGCAAGGAAGCCAAAGGCCACGGCACCGGGGCCTGGCTGGAGGGTCCGCTACCCGCCCACGGGGCCCTAATCACCGTTCTGGAAGACGTTGTGACCACAGGAGGTTCCTCCCTCAAGGCAGTGCGGCAGCTCCGCGACGCCGGTTACGAAGTGAACCGGGTTGTCACCATCGTCGACCGTGAGGAAGGCGGTGACGCCGCAATGGCGGCAGACAGTCTTGAACTGATCAGCCTTTACAAGCTGTCTGAAATCGCCGCCTTCGTGCCGGCATGA
- a CDS encoding TM0106 family RecB-like putative nuclease produces MGDTPPADNALTDRLLRSWLRCRRKAWLDRHGNPAERRWTAHRNLLLDDQQRCFVALLPRKPGHGIAACAAGAEAVVGLRLKGLGPSGEPLEAHPPLLRRVKGQCRWGDFAYQPVLARQGRRTTREHQLPLALMALLLEQIQQGDVPSMLVLGGGGRRLEQERLHLSSGLRRQLSEGLRKLHADLERSVPPPLAADRRKCSLCSWRVACNAVAVEEGHLSEVSGIGAKRREMLLELGIRGLSDLAAADPLQLAERLQRFGDQHGEVAASLVAQARAQRDGRVERLSASAALPELQDCPGVLLYDIESDPDARHDFLHGFLVLPRTQSGDWDLASVAYHPILALAEHGEARCWLRLQRLLNRYRGWPILHYGETESLALRRMAERQGAAEAEVLQLRQRLVDVHARVRHHWRLPLASYGLKAVAGWQGFQWSQAGVDGARALLWWRQWQGEGPDRRGNRHGLRWIFDYNRDDCLATWAVAAWLLEQDQASGS; encoded by the coding sequence ATGGGTGACACCCCGCCTGCCGACAACGCTCTCACCGACCGGTTGCTGCGCAGTTGGCTGCGCTGCCGTCGTAAGGCCTGGCTCGACCGCCACGGCAATCCAGCCGAGCGGCGCTGGACGGCCCATCGCAATCTGCTGCTGGACGACCAGCAGCGCTGTTTTGTGGCCTTGCTGCCCCGCAAGCCTGGCCATGGCATCGCCGCCTGTGCTGCCGGTGCCGAGGCTGTGGTGGGTCTGCGCCTCAAGGGCCTTGGCCCATCCGGTGAGCCGTTGGAGGCACACCCTCCACTGCTGCGGCGGGTCAAGGGCCAGTGCCGCTGGGGTGACTTCGCCTATCAACCGGTGCTCGCCCGTCAGGGTCGCCGCACCACCCGGGAACATCAGCTGCCGCTGGCGCTGATGGCTCTGTTGCTTGAGCAGATTCAGCAGGGCGACGTTCCGTCCATGCTGGTGCTCGGCGGTGGTGGCCGGCGCCTGGAACAGGAGCGGCTGCATCTCTCCAGTGGTCTGCGCCGACAGCTGTCGGAGGGGCTGCGCAAATTGCACGCTGACCTCGAACGCTCTGTTCCTCCTCCGCTGGCCGCCGACCGGCGCAAGTGCTCCCTTTGCAGCTGGCGTGTCGCCTGCAATGCGGTGGCGGTGGAGGAAGGACATCTGAGCGAAGTCAGCGGTATTGGGGCCAAGCGGCGCGAGATGTTGCTGGAGCTTGGGATTCGCGGCTTGTCCGATCTGGCCGCGGCTGATCCGTTGCAGCTCGCCGAGCGGCTGCAACGTTTTGGGGATCAGCACGGTGAGGTAGCCGCATCCCTGGTGGCCCAGGCCCGGGCGCAGCGCGATGGACGGGTGGAGCGTTTGAGTGCCTCAGCGGCGCTGCCGGAACTGCAGGACTGCCCGGGTGTGCTGCTCTACGACATCGAATCCGACCCCGACGCTCGTCACGACTTCCTTCACGGTTTTCTGGTGCTGCCCAGAACCCAAAGCGGAGACTGGGATCTGGCATCAGTGGCGTATCACCCGATCCTGGCCCTGGCGGAGCATGGTGAAGCCCGTTGCTGGCTGCGGCTGCAGCGGCTGCTGAATCGCTACCGGGGTTGGCCGATCCTTCACTACGGGGAGACAGAAAGCCTGGCCTTAAGGCGTATGGCTGAGCGGCAGGGTGCTGCAGAGGCTGAGGTGCTGCAGCTTCGTCAGCGGTTGGTGGATGTGCATGCCCGAGTGCGGCATCACTGGCGCCTGCCCCTGGCCAGTTATGGCCTCAAGGCCGTGGCCGGTTGGCAGGGGTTCCAATGGAGTCAGGCCGGTGTGGACGGGGCCCGGGCCCTGCTCTGGTGGCGGCAGTGGCAGGGGGAGGGACCTGATCGACGCGGCAACAGGCACGGACTGCGCTGGATCTTCGATTACAACCGCGACGACTGCTTGGCCACCTGGGCCGTTGCTGCTTGGTTGCTTGAACAGGATCAGGCGTCGGGATCCTGA
- a CDS encoding folate-binding protein YgfZ yields the protein MNKLFWDAQVPWLRLNGSGARQFLQGQTSADLNALQTGDLLQTCWLTATGRLRAVLELRFDAEGADVIVLAGEASAVHAGFDQVIFPADRVRLQPLAQLRRLQWLEPNAAAIWCGPDAELPEPWASGEAATATALEQWRLQSGFPPGPGELNGETNPLELGLVAQISTEKGCYLGQETMAKVIGQAGVKQQLRCWSSSSPLSPGTKLTLEGERAGVITSALECDGTWLGLALVRRQCLASPTLEGANGEQLQIRQPVAFQDPDA from the coding sequence ATGAACAAGTTGTTTTGGGACGCCCAGGTGCCCTGGCTGCGCTTGAACGGCAGCGGAGCTCGCCAGTTTCTTCAGGGGCAGACCAGTGCTGACCTCAACGCACTCCAGACCGGCGATCTTCTTCAGACCTGCTGGCTGACCGCTACGGGACGCTTGCGGGCGGTGCTGGAACTTCGTTTCGATGCAGAGGGGGCCGATGTGATCGTTCTGGCGGGAGAGGCCTCTGCCGTTCACGCTGGATTTGATCAGGTGATCTTTCCAGCCGATCGGGTTCGCCTCCAACCACTGGCTCAGTTGCGCCGACTGCAGTGGCTGGAGCCCAACGCTGCCGCAATCTGGTGCGGTCCGGACGCGGAACTGCCGGAGCCCTGGGCATCAGGAGAAGCCGCCACCGCGACGGCTCTGGAGCAATGGCGGCTCCAGAGCGGATTCCCCCCGGGCCCCGGTGAACTCAATGGCGAGACCAATCCCCTGGAACTGGGTCTCGTCGCTCAGATCAGCACGGAAAAAGGCTGCTACCTCGGCCAGGAGACCATGGCCAAAGTCATCGGTCAGGCAGGAGTGAAACAACAGCTGCGCTGTTGGAGCAGCTCCAGTCCGCTGTCACCCGGCACCAAGCTCACGCTCGAGGGAGAGCGAGCCGGGGTGATCACCAGTGCTCTCGAATGCGACGGCACTTGGCTTGGGCTGGCCCTGGTGCGCCGCCAGTGCCTGGCCAGTCCAACGCTGGAAGGGGCCAACGGAGAACAGCTCCAGATCCGTCAACCCGTGGCGTTTCAGGATCCCGACGCCTGA